In Elephas maximus indicus isolate mEleMax1 chromosome 7, mEleMax1 primary haplotype, whole genome shotgun sequence, the following proteins share a genomic window:
- the LOC126079284 gene encoding olfactory receptor 51V1-like, which yields MSSSLTSIINSSVFILTGFPGLDKHYPWFSIPFSSIYATVFLGNSMVLHVIRTEPSLHQPMFYFLALLAITDLCMGLSTVHTVLGILWGLSQEIDLDTCIAQTYFIHGLSCTESGVLLAMAFDRFTAICNPLRYTSILTDSRIVHFMMTILMRSGLSILPVIIRLKFLHYCRPHILSHSFCLHQDLLRLACSDIRFNSFYALGLVICTLLLDAVLILISYVFILHTISAIASREERLKSLQTCVSHICAVLVFYIPIIGLTMVHRFGKHLSPLVHVLMGNIYILLPPLMNPIIYSIKTQQIQTRMKKWFSLKML from the coding sequence ATGTCTTCTTCTCTGACTTCCATTATAAATTCCTCGGTATTCATCCTCACAGGGTTCCCTGGCCTGGACAAGCACTATCCTTGGTTCTCAATTCCCTTCTCCTCAATCTATGCCACGGTGTTCCTAGGAAACAGCATGGTGCTCCATGTAATTCGTACTGAGCCGAGCCTACACCAGCCCATGTTCTACTTCCTGGCCTTGCTGGCCATCACTGACCTGTGCATGGGGCTGTCCACAGTGCATACAGTGCTGGGGATCCTGTGGGGGCTCAGCCAGGAGATCGATCTGGATACCTGCATTGCGCAGACTTATTTTATCCATGGTCTCTCTTGCACAGAGTCTGGAGTCCTACTTGCCATGGCCTTTGATCGCTTCACAGCAATTTGTAATCCTCTGAGATATACGTCTATTTTGACTGATAGTAGAATTGTTCATTTCATGATGACCATTTTGATGAGAAGTGGTTTGTCTATTCTTCCTGTCATCATTCGTTTAAAGTTCCTCCATTACTGCCGTCCTCATATCCTCTCCCACTCTTTTTGTCTGCACCAGGATCTACTCCGGCTGGCCTGCTCTGACATCCGCTTCAACAGTTTTTATGCCCTGGGTCTGGTGATTTGTAccttgttgttggatgctgtcctTATTCTCATCTCCTATGTTTTCATTCTGCACACAATATCGGCAATTGCATCCCGGGAGGAGAGGCTCAAGTCTTTGCAGACCTGTGTTTCCCACATCTGTGCTGTACTGGTTTTCTACATCCCCATCATTGGTCTCACCATGGTACACCGCTTTGGAAAGCATCTCTCACCTCTGGTTCATGTCCTGATGGGCAATATCTATATCCTCTTACCACCGCTGATGAATCCAATCATCTACagtataaagactcagcagatcCAAACCAGAATGAAGAAATGGTTTTCCCTGAAAATGttgtga